A section of the Humulus lupulus chromosome 2, drHumLupu1.1, whole genome shotgun sequence genome encodes:
- the LOC133816147 gene encoding uncharacterized protein LOC133816147: MNAYLYINVVFVLPEEMSQPGNRDQRAMFAGGNSSAGASGPKMKKLRVAKKAAGTPTKSPAKGKDQTSAAQAKVPPPPAAVEKMPPPPPRAPAFVRDTGAELGILATAAPEVRIPVDPQALEKIPDVFRGTVYETATYTVDHYYNATERDLRAIETRSPESVMESSLGMALTGALALHRSIFRSKARLEDMRGKHRVVLAALKIAQKQEQEAKDALAAARAELDASRPKLEEVEANKAALAAVTAELKEARTARAALDTAKTEAEEAKAALEKEKAASSSAMEDMLYHCWVFNPDGDFSFLGAEVWEPFLEGFKARLQQEAPSETGETSTAAEQEGETTTSTEQPGGA; the protein is encoded by the exons atgaatgcttacttgtatattaatgttgtctttgttttgccagaggaaatgtctcagcccgggaatagagACCAGCGAGCTATGTTCGCCGGAGGGAACTCctctgctggggcctctgggcccaaaatgaagaagctccgggtggcgaagaaagccgctgggaccccaaccaagtcccctgcaaaggggaaagaccagacctcagctgcccaggccaaggtacctccacctcctgccgcagtggagaagatgcccccgccccctccacgagctccggcCTTTGTTCGGGATACGGGGGCGGAGCTCGGGATTTTGGCAACCGCAGCCCCCGAGGTGCGCATTCCAgtggacccccaggccctggagaaaattcccgacgtctttcgggggacggtgtacgagacggcgacctacaccgtcgaccactactacaacgccaccgaaagggacctgcgggcgatcgaaacaaggagcccggagagcgtgatggagtcttcactgggaatggctctaacg ggtgccttggctcttcaccggagcatattcaggtccaaggctcgcctcgaggacatgaggggcaaGCATCGGGTTGTTTTGGCCGCCCTGAAGAttgcccaaaagcaggaacaggaagccaaggatgccttggcggccgcgcgggctgagctggacgcgtctcgccccaagctggaagaggtcgaggctaacaaggccgccctagccgctgTAACGGCCGAACTCAAGGAGGCCAGGACTGCCCGGGCCGCGCTGGACACCGCAAAAAccgaggccgaggaggctaaggccgccctTGAAAAAGAGAAGGCGGcctccagctccgccatggaggacatgttataccactgctgggtcttcaaccctgATGGCGATTTTTCCTTCCTAGGAGCGGAAGTCTGGGAGCCCTTTctggaggggttcaaagctcgtcttcagcaagaggcgccctctgagaccggggagacctccacagcggctgagcaggagggcgagacgacGACCTCAACagagcagcccggtggagcctag